A single window of Hirundo rustica isolate bHirRus1 chromosome 16, bHirRus1.pri.v3, whole genome shotgun sequence DNA harbors:
- the NECAB3 gene encoding N-terminal EF-hand calcium-binding protein 3 yields the protein MMSCAELLAVCLLSADRGHKPHRQPLPIFHDIFRRADKNDDGKLSFEEFKNYFADGILSSEELWELFSGIDRRHSDNVDTEKLCDYFSAYLGEYGNVLSALETLNAAVLAAMDKTKLRYETSSKMEQFLTRFLLRETMHQLQSLQASLECAVDTVEEQAGRERKEIKKSETLVGLRSGRRCGRRGQRNVCLSPTEPYSGMLTTGVCVEDSSQWKAQINRLQQLIEKLECKSPRLEPLKEEAVCKGQDAHILVAKRQISVATSSIEEFRRAFRCYTEGTAGHSSCLHVSACKLRDEPCFILYEFWQDVTSWRSHLQSSCSKTFQQSILSLLESPELLTTMLFPASWWIMNNN from the exons ATGATGTCGTGTGCCGAGCTGCTGGCCGTGTGCCTGCTCTCAGCAGACCGCGGTCACAAGCCCCACCGCCAGCCGCTGCCCATCTTCCACGAC ATTTTCCGGCGAGCCGACAAGAACG ACGATGGGAAGCTGTCATTCGAGGAGTTCAAGAACTATTTCGCTGACGGCATCCTGAGCtcggaggagctgtgggagttGTTCAGTGGCATCGACCGGCGTCACTCAGA CAACGTGGACACGGAGAAGCTGTGCG ATTATTTCTCGGCGTACCTGGGGGAATACGGGAATGTGCTCTCCGCCCTGGAAACGCTCAACGCCGCCGTGCTGGCAGCCATGGACAAAACCAAGCTG AGGTACGAGACCTCCTCCAAGAtggagcagttcctgacccGGTTCCTGCTGCGGGAAACCATGCACCAGCTGCAGTCGCTGCAGGCGTCCCTCGAGTGCGCCGTGGACACCGTGGAGGAGCAGGCGGGACGGGAGAG AAAGGAGATCAAGAAATCGGAGACTTTGGTTGGCCTGAGGTCAGGGCGGCGGTGTGGGCGCAGGGGACAGAGGAACGTCTGCCTGTCCCCAACAGAGCCCTACTCTGGGATGCTGACAACAG GTGTTTGTGTCGAGGACAGCAGCCAGTGGAAGGCTCAGATCaacaggctccagcagctcatCGAGAAGCTGGAGTgcaag AGCCCTCGCCTGGAGCCGCTGAAGGAGGAAGCCGTGTGCAAGGGACAGGATGCA CACATCCTGGTGGCCAAGAGGCAGATCTCGGTGGCCACCAGCAGCATCGAGGAGTTCCGGCGGGCGTTCCGCTGCTACACCGAGGGCACGGCCgggcacagcagctgcctgca tgtcTCTGCCTGCAAGCTGAGGGACGAGCCCTGCTTCATCCTGTACGAGTTCTGGCAGGACGTGACCTCGTGGAGAAG CCACTTGCAGTCCAGCTGCAGCAAGACTTTCCAGCAGTCCATCCTCAGCTTGCTGGAGTCCCCGGAGCTGCTGACCACCATGCTCTTCCCAG cGTCCTGGTGGATCATGAACAACAACTGA